From Archaeoglobus sulfaticallidus PM70-1:
TAGCCAAACAATCTTCCAGAATTCTCCTTTCAAAATCTCCAAGCTCATTGATGCTAAAAGGTCTCTCAATAGCCATGGAGATTAAATGGAAGTTCAGCAGCTCCTCATTCTCTTTCTCAACAAATCCAAGCTGTTCACTGTCGAAGTACTCTTCCGGCTTTTCTCGGTAATAGTTGCTTATCGCATCATCGCTCCTCAACAGGATAACCCCAACACACTTCTGACCCATCCTCCCTGCTCTTCCAAGCCTCTGAATAAAGTGCGGGAAGCTCACGATCTCGGAAACTACAACATCCACATCGCCTATATCCACTCCAAGTTCAAGAGTGGAGGTTGAGACAACAACCTTTATCTCCCCATCCCTGAACCTTCTCTCAACCTCCTTCCTGACATCCTTCCTCAGACCAGCTTTGTGTATGGCAGCTCTGATTCCCTGTCTGTTCAGTGTGAATGCAAAGTATTCAACTGATCTATAGCTGTTTCCGAATATTAGAACCTTCTTATCTGGAAAGGATTTCACTATATCGCTTATTGCCTTAAAGAGGTTCTGGGTATATAGCATAACGATGTGACTCTCTCCCTTCCTTTTCTCCGCTTTAACCCACTCGAATTTTTCATCAAACAGCGATTCTGCAAACTCCTTAGCATTCGAAAGCGTTGCCGACGCACAGGCGATCTGGAAATTGCGGAACCTTTTCAGCCTTCTGATTAAGTAGTAAAGATTTGCTCCGATGATTCCTGAGTAGTAGTGCAGTTCATCAACTGCTAAGAAACACAGGTCTTTTACAACCTTCCTGAACTCTGCTGTGTTCCTCAGGTGGTAGTCGAGCATGTCCGGGTTTGTTAAAAGGATGTCGAACCTGCCATTGAGAACATCCCTTCTCTCCCTTGCTGTTGAATCGCCATCGAATCTAATAGCTCTTAGCCCGCAGTATTCCGAGTAGTGCCTTATCTTGAGTTCCTGATCTGCTGCGAGAGCCTTTGTTGGGTAGATTATGATCCCTTTGCCATAATTCCTGACCCGCTCGATCATCGGGATAACAAATGCCTCAGTTTTCCCGAAACCGGTTGGGGCTGTAATCACGACATTTTTCCCATCAAGCAAAAACTCTATTGCATCCTTCTGGAAGTTATAAAGCTTATCTATTCCCCTATCTATTAAGGCGAGCTTCAAATCTCCTGAAAAATTTAGATCAGACAGTTCTATATCTGGCAGAGGATCAACAGGGTTCAGGATTCTGTAATGAATTATCTCATCATCGGTATCGAACAGGTTGCGAAGCTCACTGTAGGACTCCGGAGATATTTCATTCAGCAGCCTTAGATTCTTCTTTCTTGTGCTCTCCTTTTTACAAATACACTTTCGCTTTATTCTGCCGCATCTCTCGCAGAAGAACTTGCTGACATCCATTGGTTGGATTTACGGCTCTCTGAACAAATTAGTTTTGTTAGGCTATTTGCCAGACCATCACGGAATTCCGAGCTTTCTGAACAGATTCCTTGCACAGACAACCAGCGGATCCCATACTCTTGATTCAGGAGGGAAATATGGCAAATCAGCGAAAAAGAAATCCTCTACCATGGCCTTTTTGTAAAGCAATGATGAGGCTGCGTAAATCCTTTTGGCAACTCCTTTCCCTATGCACTGGACGCCCAGCACCCTTCCGTCAACATCTGACACCATTTTAACCGTTATGTCTCCATTCGGAATGTATCTTGCAGTTGATTTTGTCGTTATCGTTACCGATATGGTCTCGAAGCCATGCATTTTAGCCTCTTTCTCACTCAAACCTGCTCTGCCTATCTCCAGATCGTAGAAGCCCGTTATCTGACTTCTCAAAGCTCCGGGAAACTCCATCTCGAAGCCAGAAATGTTAACTCCCGCGACATAACCCATTTTGTTCGCCGGGACGGCAAGAGGAATCCAGTCCGGTTTGCCCGTGATTATGTTTGTGGTTTCAGCACAGTCCCCAGCGGAA
This genomic window contains:
- a CDS encoding DEAD/DEAH box helicase, which translates into the protein MDVSKFFCERCGRIKRKCICKKESTRKKNLRLLNEISPESYSELRNLFDTDDEIIHYRILNPVDPLPDIELSDLNFSGDLKLALIDRGIDKLYNFQKDAIEFLLDGKNVVITAPTGFGKTEAFVIPMIERVRNYGKGIIIYPTKALAADQELKIRHYSEYCGLRAIRFDGDSTARERRDVLNGRFDILLTNPDMLDYHLRNTAEFRKVVKDLCFLAVDELHYYSGIIGANLYYLIRRLKRFRNFQIACASATLSNAKEFAESLFDEKFEWVKAEKRKGESHIVMLYTQNLFKAISDIVKSFPDKKVLIFGNSYRSVEYFAFTLNRQGIRAAIHKAGLRKDVRKEVERRFRDGEIKVVVSTSTLELGVDIGDVDVVVSEIVSFPHFIQRLGRAGRMGQKCVGVILLRSDDAISNYYREKPEEYFDSEQLGFVEKENEELLNFHLISMAIERPFSINELGDFERRILEDCLAKGYLMIDDRVFATDKGVRKMREFSMRGIGDSVKMYRDGKVIGERSLPVAIKEMFPGAVLIHNGERLRSVEFSLSKAVLEPCREDIITQPLYTSIPVIKDIIERIGSPVSSAYCSLEITMSVFGYMERSTFGEDRAVRYLDEPVSYTFSTKGFLFSAPFPDSMDYDDFYAGSFHALEHVLIETSDMLTGGGSSQIGGISTPDGDIFIYDASFGGSGLSRLLFKRLERAFRISYDVLKNCKCGRIEGCPSCTYSYQCGNNNTPLNRIGAMNIIEKIFRGIKKRLDDSKYSGYTEFRYFP